The Paraburkholderia dioscoreae DNA window GCAATGGGCCGGCTTCGGCATCGGCCGCATGCAGATGCCGATGGTCGCGCAGGCCATGCTGCTCGGCGGCCACGTGCGCGTCGGCCTCGAAGACAACATCTGGCTCGACAAAGGTGTGCCCGCAACCAACGGCACGCTGGTGCAACGCGCGGTGGAAATCATCGAACGGCTCGGCGCGCGCGCGCTGACGCCCGCCGAAGGACGCCGCAAGCTGGGCCTGCCCGCGCGCGGCGAGCGTCAACTGGAGCGGCGCGCGGCGGGACAGTACGCGTGACCGTGCAGCAGACGCGTTGCATGCATGGCAACGCGCCTCGGAACCAGACAACAATCAGACAACACACAGGCAAAGGAAACGTCAGCAATGGCAGTGATCGTCGATATCAAAACATTCGCGGCAATCGGCGTGGGCGTGATCGGCAGCGGCTGGGTGGCGCGCGCGCTCGCGCACGGGCTCGATGTCATCGCGTGGGATCCGGCGCCAGGCGCGGAAAAGCAATTGCGCGAGAACATCGCGAACGCCTGGCCGGCGCTGCAGCGCGCGGGCCTCGCCGCGGGCGCGTCGCCCGAGCGCTTGCGCTTCGTCGACACGATCGAAGCCTGTGTCGGGCAGGCGGATTTCATTCAGGAAAGCGCGCCGGAACGCGAGGAACTGAAGCTCGCGTTGCATGAGCAGATCAGCCGCGCAGCGAAGCCGGACGCGATCATCGCTTCGTCGACGTCGGGTCTTTTGCCGACCGACTTCTACGCACGGGCGGTGAATCCGCAGCGGTGCATTGTCGGCCATCCGTTCAATCCGGTGTACCTGCTGCCGCTCGTCGAAGTGGTGGGCGGCGAAAACACCGCGCCGGCAACCATCGACGCCGCGCTGCAGGTGTATCGTGCTCTTTCGATGCGGCCGTTGCGCGTGCGCAAGGAAGTGCCCGGCTTCATCGCCGACCGCCTGCTCGAAGCGCTGTGGCGCGAGGCGCTGCATCTGGTCAACGAAGGCGTGGCGACCACCGGCGAGATCGACGACGCGATCCGCTTCGGCGCGGGCATCCGCTGGTCGTTCATGGGCACGTTCCTCACCTACACGCTGGCGGGCGGCGACGCGGGCATGCGCCACTTCATGCAGCAGTTCGGACCGGCGCTGGAGTTGCCCTGGACTAAACTGATAGCGCCGAAGCTGACGGACGAACTGATCGACCGGGTGGTGGACGGCACGGCTGAACAGATCGGCCCGCGGTCGATCAAACAGCTGGAACGTTACCGCGACGATTGCATCACGAGCGTGCTGGCGGCGATCGCGGAAGCGAAAACGCGGCACGGCTTACAACCTGGCGATTGATGCGATAAGTCGCGAGGCGCGCCGCCTGCGCCGAAGCGTGGGCGGCACGTCGGCCTGTGGCCGATGCCTTTGATACGAATGACGGAGAGAATTGCCGATGCCGCAACCTGCTGCCCTGCCCTACTATCGCGATACCGTGCGAGCCGAATGGGTCGATTACAACGGCCATTTGCGCGACGCGTTCTATATGCTGATTTTCAGCTTTGCAACCGACGCACTGATCGACCAGATCGGATTGCCGGACGCAGTGCGCAAAGAACGCCTGCGCTCGATCTACACGCTCGAAGCGCATATCAACTATCTGCATGAAATCAAGGAAGGCGCACAGGTGCGCGTCGACATGCGGGTGCTCGGGCACGATGCGAAGCGGCTGCATCTGTACCTCGAAATGTTCGCCGACGATGGCGGCGAGCCGGTCGCCGCGGGTGAGCAGATGTTGCTGCATGTGGATACCGGCGGGCCGCGCGCCGCCGCGTTCGACCCGGATGTCGCGGCGCGCGTGCACGCATTGGCCGACGCGCACGCCGCACTTCCATCAGCCACGTTTGCCGGCCGCGTGATCGGTCTGCCCGCCGGCACGAAACCGGGCGGGACTTGACATGCTCGAGCCAGAAATTGCCGCGTTCGTCGAAAGAACTGCCGCGATATACCCGGGGCAGTCGGCTTCGCTAACGCCGCCCGAACAGCGCGAGATTTACGACCGGTACGCGGCTGCGTTCACGCCCGCGCTACCCGTTGGAATCGCGACTCAGGACGCTGCGTTCCAATCCGGCGCGGGCCATCCGATCGCACTGCGGCTGTACAGCAACCGCGCAAGCCACCACGAAGCGGCGCGTGGCACCGTGCTGTACTTTCACGGCGGCGGCTTCGTGCTCGGCTCGCTGGACAGCCATCAGATCGTGACCGCGCGCATTGCCGCGGACACTGGTCTTGACGTGATCGCGGTCGACTACCGGCTTGCTCCCGAACACCACGCTCCCGCCGCGCACGAGGATTGTCTGGAAGTCACGCTCGCCGCGCTGAACGGGCGCTTGCCGTTCGATCTTCGTGCCGACGCCGCACTGCAACTGGCAGGCGACAGCGCCGGGGCCACGCTCGCCGCCAGTGTGGCGATGCGCTTGCGCGACCACGGCATTCAACGCCTACGCGGGCTGGCGCTGGTTTATCCGATGCTCGGCACCGACCCTCAGTCGCCCGCGCGCGAAACCGAAGCGCACGCACCCATGCTCAAGCTGGCGGACGTTCATGCTTTCCGCGATCTGTATTGGGGCGCCCACCCACCCTATCCGGCATGGACGATTCCGCTCGAGGCGACACACTTCGACGGACTGCCGCCGGTGCTCGCGATCGCCGCCGAACATGATCCGTTGAGAGACGACGCGCGCGTATTTGCCGAGCGTATCAATGCGGCTGGCGCAGAAGCGCGGCTCTGGATCGGCGCAGGACTCGTGCATGGATGCTGGCGCGCTATGGAATCAAGCCCCGGCGTGCAGAGGTTGCACGCGGAGGTGTGCCGTTTTCTGTCCGCCCGTGCGGTGCCGGCGTCTGCCGACTGCTAGCCCGGAGGCGCGCGCGGCGCCGTGCGCATCACGATCAATGGCATGAACAGACGCGTCGCGCCCTGCCTGATCAGTACGTGCAGCCCGACCGAACACCATGAATGTCGCGGGCACGAAGGCAACCGGAATGGCTCACATGCATGTGGCTCGACGTGCCGGCAAACTCAGCGATTCCGCTCATTCCGCCATTGCGCGAATGTCACGAGATCCAGGCCTAGGTCGGCCGCGTCGATCGGGGTCCAGCAGTAGAAAACGTCATCCCAGTCCGGAATGGCCTGCGGTGTCAGCGTCCTGAATTCGACGCCGGAACGGTAGGCCAGATTCGGCCAGAATACCGGCATCACCTCGCGCACCGCCATCTGCTTCAACAGGTCGGCCGGGCCGTCTTCGTCCGCCACGATTTCGCCCTGGGAGATCCAGTCGTTCTCGGCCCACGCGACGAAAACGCTCGGGCTTCCGGCACGGTCGAACATGAGAATGGCGTCCTGTTCCGGGCGCCAGTAGTATTCGACGATACTGTGCGCCGCCACCAGTTCGTCGATGACTTTGCGCGTTCTGGGATCGCAATACGTCACACCGTTCTCGCCCAACGCCAGCCAGCCCGCTTCCGAACAATGCCTGTTTTTGGCATCTTTCAGGAAATGGGCCAGCCGGTTGGCGGAATCGATATCCGTTTTTCGCAGATATAAATCGACGATTCCGGCATTGAAGGCTTTGACCGCGACGGTTTCGTCCGCCACGCCGGTCAGCAGCACCTTTGCGCAGCGCAGATTGGAGATGGACGAAAGGAACTCGACGCCGTTCATGCCCGGCATGTCGAAATCCACGACCACCGCCGCCACTTCCGCAAAGCGGGAACTGCGGGCCAGAATGTCCCGCTCCGCCGAGCTTTCCACGTAGCGCTCGAAACCCGTCTCGCTCACACAGGCCGACGCCGGCGCAAACTCCAGCGAATTCTCGCGAGCATGCTGGCGGATGAAGGCAAGCGCGGTTTGAGGCCGCGTGAAAAACAGATTGGTGGCGGGATCCGGAAAGAAACGCCGCAAGGCGTCCAGGTAGCCGTCGTTGTCATCCACGAAAACAACCGTTGACGGATACAGAACAGGTGGTCGGATAAAGTTGTTCATATTTTCACGTGGTTCGTCGTCGCGCCGCCGCTCGAGGATGACCGCGGCAAGTCAGCAGCCGTAAGACAAGGCGAGTCCGTAAGCCACGTCGCGGCGAAGCGGCCCCTGATATGAGGGGCGGCCGATGCCTCGACGATTGCCCTGGACGCCCGCACCCACCTTGCCGCGTCAGGTTTTCCGTGTGTTCGCATATGGAACACGCCGGCGTGCCTCATACCCGCTTATGGGGCAGATTCTCTCATGCTGGTCCCACGAGCCGGTATCCGCTGAACTATATAGTACCAACGGCAGTGCTGGGAAAATCCGCGAGATACAACCCGTTTTTACGGCCGCGACGCCACCTCGTCCAGATGCTCCAGCAGATCGGCCGGATCGTCGTAGACCCGCAGCGCACCGGCACGTTCGAGTTCCTCCGTGCCGTATCCGCCCGACAGCAGGCCCACGCCCAGCGCACGGCAGCGCCGCGCCGCCAGCATGTCCCAGATACTGTCGCCGACCACCACCGTATTTTCGACGGGCACGCCGAGGCGCCCAGCCGCGGCGACGAACAGATCGGGATCCGGCTTGGCATATTTGACGTCGTCGCGTGTCACGACAACGGCCTTCGCGGGATCGACGCCCAGTGCCTCCAGATTGAGCGCCGCCGTCTCCATGCGGCCGCTGGTCGCGACGGCCCACGGCGTTCCGGCCTGCGTCAGCGCGTCGAGCAAGGCCCGCGCGCCCGGCAACGGGCATACCTGTGCGCGCAATCGCTGATAAGCCGCGGCGTGAGCATGACGAAGACGCTCGACCCGTTCGGCACTGATTTCACCGTGCGTCTCGCGCAGAAGCTGATGAGTGAAGAGGCCGCCGCTCATGCCGATCTTGCGGTGAATTCGCCACACCGACAAGGGAATCCCTTCGCTGTCGAGCGCTTCTTTCCAGGCCAGAACGTGCTGGTAGACGCTGTCGACCAGGGTTCCGTCGAGATCGAAGAGGAAAGACGTCTGGATTCGCATGGTGAGCTCCTGTTGATGACCACGTCCTCCAATATGCCATGTCCCGGGTTCCGCCGGTCGCGCGATCAGGCCTCCTGCTTCGCCGCTTCGAACTTCCAGACGCGACGCGGGCGACAATCCACCCGCAGTGCCGTTCATGCTAGCCTCGTGACTTCCGCTAATGGGACGTTGCATGAAAACACCTCGATTGCGCCTTCATGGCCTGACCCGGCGACACACGATTGCGATGCTTGCTGCTCTGTTGACGTTCTCGATGAGCGCCAACCACTCTGCCCTCGCGCAGACCGAAAACACGACCGGGGTCACGTATTCCGGCACCGTCGGCGAAGCGAAGGTCGGCATGACGCTCGTTTTGCACGGCAAAGCCATAGGCGAGGGACATTACTTCTACTATCGCTACCTCAAGGACATTGCACTGACCGGCCAACAGTCCGGCAGCAATCTGACGTTACAGGAAGCGAACGGCACCTTCAATCTGCACTTTGTAGGCAACGGATCGAATGGCGAGAAGCCACTCGATTTTCCCAATAGCGTGGGCCTTGCCGGCACCTGGAGCGGCGGCGGAAAAACTTTGCCGGTCAAACTCGCACTCGAAGGGATGTCACCAGCGGATGCGAATGCGGGGCACCTTTACGCGATGATCACCGACGAAACGGATGAGACATTCGAGGCGCGGGCTCAGGGCTTTTATTT harbors:
- a CDS encoding L-carnitine dehydrogenase, with the translated sequence MAVIVDIKTFAAIGVGVIGSGWVARALAHGLDVIAWDPAPGAEKQLRENIANAWPALQRAGLAAGASPERLRFVDTIEACVGQADFIQESAPEREELKLALHEQISRAAKPDAIIASSTSGLLPTDFYARAVNPQRCIVGHPFNPVYLLPLVEVVGGENTAPATIDAALQVYRALSMRPLRVRKEVPGFIADRLLEALWREALHLVNEGVATTGEIDDAIRFGAGIRWSFMGTFLTYTLAGGDAGMRHFMQQFGPALELPWTKLIAPKLTDELIDRVVDGTAEQIGPRSIKQLERYRDDCITSVLAAIAEAKTRHGLQPGD
- a CDS encoding thioesterase family protein, whose protein sequence is MPQPAALPYYRDTVRAEWVDYNGHLRDAFYMLIFSFATDALIDQIGLPDAVRKERLRSIYTLEAHINYLHEIKEGAQVRVDMRVLGHDAKRLHLYLEMFADDGGEPVAAGEQMLLHVDTGGPRAAAFDPDVAARVHALADAHAALPSATFAGRVIGLPAGTKPGGT
- a CDS encoding alpha/beta hydrolase — translated: MLEPEIAAFVERTAAIYPGQSASLTPPEQREIYDRYAAAFTPALPVGIATQDAAFQSGAGHPIALRLYSNRASHHEAARGTVLYFHGGGFVLGSLDSHQIVTARIAADTGLDVIAVDYRLAPEHHAPAAHEDCLEVTLAALNGRLPFDLRADAALQLAGDSAGATLAASVAMRLRDHGIQRLRGLALVYPMLGTDPQSPARETEAHAPMLKLADVHAFRDLYWGAHPPYPAWTIPLEATHFDGLPPVLAIAAEHDPLRDDARVFAERINAAGAEARLWIGAGLVHGCWRAMESSPGVQRLHAEVCRFLSARAVPASADC
- a CDS encoding response regulator, coding for MNNFIRPPVLYPSTVVFVDDNDGYLDALRRFFPDPATNLFFTRPQTALAFIRQHARENSLEFAPASACVSETGFERYVESSAERDILARSSRFAEVAAVVVDFDMPGMNGVEFLSSISNLRCAKVLLTGVADETVAVKAFNAGIVDLYLRKTDIDSANRLAHFLKDAKNRHCSEAGWLALGENGVTYCDPRTRKVIDELVAAHSIVEYYWRPEQDAILMFDRAGSPSVFVAWAENDWISQGEIVADEDGPADLLKQMAVREVMPVFWPNLAYRSGVEFRTLTPQAIPDWDDVFYCWTPIDAADLGLDLVTFAQWRNERNR
- a CDS encoding HAD family hydrolase; protein product: MRIQTSFLFDLDGTLVDSVYQHVLAWKEALDSEGIPLSVWRIHRKIGMSGGLFTHQLLRETHGEISAERVERLRHAHAAAYQRLRAQVCPLPGARALLDALTQAGTPWAVATSGRMETAALNLEALGVDPAKAVVVTRDDVKYAKPDPDLFVAAAGRLGVPVENTVVVGDSIWDMLAARRCRALGVGLLSGGYGTEELERAGALRVYDDPADLLEHLDEVASRP